A region from the Candidatus Paceibacterota bacterium genome encodes:
- a CDS encoding exopolysaccharide biosynthesis polyprenyl glycosylphosphotransferase, whose protein sequence is MRIFNKREPLILFLGDLVAFALALWFTLFLRYGSSLDAVRLSDHFQAFSIIFLIWTLAFYIAGLYGKQTLVFKNRLPSRILKAQIVNSFLAIAFFYLVPSFGITPKTNLFIQLSLSFFLVLIWRLYGGGFRESKEKQSAILIGEGEEMKELADEINHNNRYAVGFDSVLDLSQISGAEAVSNIDRQLKDGRISLVVADLSHEKIQPILPEFYKLLFSRVKFLDAGKLYEEIFDRVPLSLIRYGWLLQNVSNSPKKTYDSLKRLMDLILGVIGGLVSLVFYPFVYLAIKLDDGGPVFISQERIGQNNKIFKILKFRTMTKDDAGYAVAKQTNRTTRVGGFLRRTRIDELPQLWNVLRGDLSLIGPRPELPILASAYDKDISYYRARHLIKPGLSGWAQLNQQNPPKRDLNFNDTKVKLSYDLFYLKNRSLFLDIKIALRTIADLLSRSGL, encoded by the coding sequence TTGGTTTACTCTTTTTTTGCGTTACGGCTCGTCTTTGGACGCGGTACGTTTGTCTGACCACTTTCAGGCTTTTTCCATAATTTTTTTGATTTGGACTTTGGCATTTTATATTGCCGGTCTCTATGGTAAGCAAACTCTGGTCTTTAAAAACCGCCTGCCGAGTAGAATTTTAAAGGCCCAAATTGTAAACAGTTTCTTGGCAATCGCTTTTTTCTATCTAGTCCCGTCTTTTGGTATAACACCAAAAACCAACTTGTTTATTCAGCTGTCCCTTTCTTTCTTTTTGGTTTTGATTTGGCGTCTGTACGGTGGAGGTTTTCGGGAGTCCAAAGAGAAACAGTCGGCAATTTTAATCGGGGAAGGGGAAGAGATGAAAGAGTTGGCCGATGAAATCAACCATAACAATCGTTATGCGGTTGGCTTCGATTCGGTTTTAGATTTGAGTCAAATCTCCGGGGCAGAAGCCGTCTCAAACATCGACCGCCAGCTCAAAGATGGCAGGATCAGTTTGGTTGTTGCCGACTTAAGCCATGAGAAAATTCAGCCAATTTTACCGGAGTTTTATAAATTGTTGTTTTCTCGGGTCAAGTTTCTTGATGCTGGTAAGCTCTACGAAGAAATCTTTGATCGGGTGCCACTATCGCTCATCCGCTATGGCTGGCTATTGCAGAATGTTTCAAATTCACCCAAGAAAACTTACGATAGTCTAAAACGCCTGATGGACTTAATCTTGGGAGTTATCGGGGGTCTAGTTTCTTTGGTTTTTTACCCATTCGTCTATCTGGCGATTAAACTTGATGACGGTGGCCCAGTCTTTATTTCACAGGAGCGAATCGGTCAGAATAATAAAATTTTTAAGATTTTGAAATTCCGAACTATGACCAAAGATGATGCCGGCTATGCTGTTGCCAAACAAACCAATCGGACCACTCGGGTTGGTGGTTTCTTGAGGCGGACAAGAATTGATGAATTGCCTCAACTTTGGAATGTTTTGCGTGGCGACCTGTCATTAATTGGCCCACGGCCGGAGTTGCCAATTTTGGCTTCGGCTTACGACAAAGATATTTCTTATTACCGGGCCAGACATCTGATCAAGCCGGGCCTTTCTGGCTGGGCCCAATTGAATCAGCAAAATCCTCCAAAACGGGATTTGAATTTTAACGATACCAAAGTGAAATTGTCCTACGACTTATTTTACCTGAAGAATCGTTCACTCTTTCTGGATATCAAGATTGCCCTAAGAACGATTGCTGACCTGCTTTCAAGAAGTGGGCTGTAG